A genomic stretch from Nocardia wallacei includes:
- a CDS encoding alpha/beta fold hydrolase, protein MTRKLMTAPDPNLPYSTVVSADGTTIAYLTVGDGPAVIVVPGVLSVASGYLAFARALGAHYTVHVMQRRGRDGSGPQGADYSIGKECADLLALRAETGAELLVGHSYGGLVALESARGCPGIRKVAVYEPGLSIDGSMPSDWMLVYERKLAQHKPFDAFVEFVRALGPESVRRTPRWVMRRMMPLVMAAPERELVTGLLAENLREHREIVRLDNTYPCYREIEAEVLFLQGGKDHAPQADIDRATLEYVIPRCTGHLFPDLDHFGLDKHAPERVAGVIGTFFSG, encoded by the coding sequence GTGACGAGGAAGCTGATGACCGCGCCGGACCCGAACCTGCCGTACTCGACTGTCGTCTCCGCCGATGGCACCACCATCGCCTACCTCACCGTCGGCGACGGACCCGCGGTGATCGTCGTCCCCGGCGTATTGTCGGTTGCCAGCGGGTATCTGGCCTTCGCCCGGGCACTGGGCGCGCACTACACCGTGCATGTCATGCAGCGCCGCGGACGCGACGGGAGCGGACCGCAGGGCGCCGATTACAGCATCGGCAAGGAATGCGCGGACCTGCTCGCCCTGCGCGCCGAGACGGGGGCCGAACTGCTTGTCGGCCACAGTTACGGCGGTTTGGTGGCCCTGGAGTCCGCGCGCGGGTGTCCCGGCATCCGCAAGGTCGCGGTGTACGAACCGGGGCTGTCCATCGACGGTTCGATGCCCAGCGACTGGATGCTGGTGTACGAACGGAAACTCGCACAGCACAAGCCGTTCGACGCGTTCGTGGAATTCGTGCGGGCGCTGGGCCCGGAGTCGGTTCGCCGCACCCCGCGCTGGGTGATGCGCCGGATGATGCCGCTGGTCATGGCGGCGCCGGAGCGCGAACTGGTCACCGGGCTGCTGGCGGAGAATCTGCGCGAGCACCGCGAGATCGTGCGGCTGGACAACACCTACCCCTGCTACCGCGAGATCGAGGCCGAGGTGCTCTTCCTGCAGGGCGGCAAGGACCACGCGCCGCAGGCCGATATCGACCGGGCCACACTGGAATACGTCATACCCCGCTGCACGGGGCATCTGTTTCCGGATCTGGATCACTTCGGGCTGGACAAACACGCCCCGGAGCGGGTGGCCGGAGTCATCGGGACCTTCTTCTCCGGCTGA